TCTTCCAGGATATCGATTTGATCGTTCATGGTTAGTCTGAGTGGATGTATTTGGCTGGATCGACCGGTTTGCCAAATCTGCGGATTTCAAAATGCAGCTTGACCTGGTCGGCATCGGTATTGCCCATCTCCGCGATCTTTTCACCCTTCTTGACGATGTCGCCCTCCTTGACCAGCAACTTGCTGTTATGCGCATATGCGCTCAAGAACTCGGTGTTGTGCTTGATGATGATCATTTTGCCGTACCCGCGCAGGCCACTTCCGGCGTAGACCACCTTACCGGACGCTGACGCAACCACAGACTGCCCCATTTTCCCGAGAATATCAATACCTCTGCTTTCATCATTGAAAGCTTTGGCGGGTTGACCGGAAGTAGGCCAGATCCACTCAACATCAGCCGAAGCCGCATCCGCCGGAGCGGAAGCGGGCCCGGAAGCCGCTTTTACGTTACCTTTTGTAACACTATCGGACGATATCGCAGTTTCTGAAGTGACAGCCGGTCGGGTTGCCGCACTATTATCCGGCTGTGGTTTTGATACAACGGAAGGCCCTTCCGCCAGTGCTGCAATGGCGCTTGCGTTCTGTGCGCTATAGGGCAGCTTCATCGCCTTTGGATAACTTTTGTTCACGCTGGCAGGTGCTGCCGCCACGGCAGGCGCGGTACTGGCATCCTTGAGCGGGCGCGTTTCAACCCCGCCCGCCGCAGTGGCGGCATTTGCCGGCGGTGTCAACCGCAACACCTGCCCCACCTTGATGGCGTTCACATCGTCCAGATTGTTCCATGCCGCCAGGTCACGCCAGGCCACGCCAT
The Silvimonas iriomotensis genome window above contains:
- a CDS encoding peptidoglycan DD-metalloendopeptidase family protein: MNWQRLIAPATALLLAACANQPTQPAPIVDRYQQSTPAAISTTTPKPQTSTPPALAPSGETYTVQKGDGLYRIAMDHGVAWRDLAAWNNLDDVNAIKVGQVLRLTPPANAATAAGGVETRPLKDASTAPAVAAAPASVNKSYPKAMKLPYSAQNASAIAALAEGPSVVSKPQPDNSAATRPAVTSETAISSDSVTKGNVKAASGPASAPADAASADVEWIWPTSGQPAKAFNDESRGIDILGKMGQSVVASASGKVVYAGSGLRGYGKMIIIKHNTEFLSAYAHNSKLLVKEGDIVKKGEKIAEMGNTDADQVKLHFEIRRFGKPVDPAKYIHSD